A portion of the Blastochloris tepida genome contains these proteins:
- a CDS encoding YraN family protein, translating to MAEHRPIKPPRTLVKPGDIKAKLAAEREQAKRAQMPPAPPAAAVEPDPEPVAPDARQPTPERLIAHRFGLSAESVAAVLLIGKGFRILARRWRSSCGEVDIVARDRRTLIFVEVKARRHLDDAAYALDLRQRRRIAAAASLWLARRPDHAQLNVRFDVVLVAPNAMPRHIPAAFDCDG from the coding sequence ATGGCTGAGCACCGACCGATCAAGCCGCCGCGCACGCTGGTCAAGCCCGGCGACATCAAGGCCAAGCTCGCCGCCGAGCGCGAACAGGCGAAACGCGCGCAGATGCCGCCCGCCCCCCCGGCCGCGGCGGTGGAACCCGACCCTGAGCCCGTCGCGCCGGACGCCCGCCAGCCCACGCCGGAGCGGCTGATCGCCCACCGCTTCGGCCTGTCGGCCGAGAGCGTCGCCGCCGTGCTGCTGATCGGCAAGGGCTTCCGCATTCTCGCCCGGCGCTGGCGCTCGTCCTGCGGCGAGGTCGACATCGTCGCGCGCGACCGCCGGACGCTGATCTTCGTCGAGGTCAAGGCGCGCCGCCACCTCGACGATGCCGCCTATGCGCTCGACCTCCGCCAGCGCCGCCGCATCGCGGCTGCCGCCTCGCTGTGGCTGGCGCGCCGGCCCGACCATGCCCAGCTCAACGTGCGCTTCGACGTGGTGCTGGTGGCGCCCAACGCCATGCCGCGGCATATCCCCGCCGCCTTCGATTGTGATGGATGA
- the rsmI gene encoding 16S rRNA (cytidine(1402)-2'-O)-methyltransferase, with product MTGLVDKRHRTGGAEQGGEDRSYLIAGARLAAPKARAGLHVVATPIGNLGDITLRALETLAGADVIACEDTRVSSRLLARYGIRVPLLPYHEHNAAEMRPRLIARLAEGGSVALISDAGTPLVSDPGFRLVREAIAAGVHVEAVPGPSALLAAMVVSGLPTDRFLFEGFLPPKQVGRLARLGELAAVPASLVMFETGPRLADSLADMATALGGGRPAAVCRELTKLHEEVRRGTLAELAAATAGEEPRGEIVVVVGPPLPAAAPAEADIDSALVSALASASLKDAVAEVAAALGLPRRAVYQRALDLTKGHKHG from the coding sequence GTGACGGGGCTTGTGGACAAGCGGCATCGGACCGGCGGCGCCGAGCAGGGCGGCGAGGACCGCTCATACCTGATCGCCGGCGCGCGGCTCGCCGCGCCCAAGGCGCGGGCCGGCCTGCACGTGGTGGCGACGCCGATCGGCAATCTCGGCGATATCACGCTGCGGGCGCTGGAGACGCTGGCGGGGGCGGATGTGATCGCCTGCGAGGACACGCGGGTGAGCAGCCGGCTGCTGGCGCGCTATGGCATCCGCGTACCGCTATTGCCCTATCACGAGCACAACGCCGCCGAGATGCGCCCGCGCCTGATCGCCCGCCTCGCCGAGGGCGGTTCGGTGGCGCTGATCTCGGACGCCGGCACGCCTTTGGTCTCGGATCCCGGCTTCCGGCTGGTGCGCGAGGCGATCGCTGCGGGTGTCCACGTCGAGGCGGTGCCGGGGCCCTCGGCGCTGCTGGCGGCGATGGTGGTGTCGGGCCTGCCGACCGACCGCTTCCTGTTCGAGGGCTTCCTGCCGCCCAAGCAGGTCGGCCGGTTGGCGCGGCTCGGCGAGCTTGCCGCGGTGCCGGCGAGCCTGGTGATGTTCGAGACCGGCCCCCGCCTCGCCGACAGCTTGGCCGACATGGCGACGGCGCTGGGCGGCGGCCGGCCGGCGGCGGTGTGCCGGGAGCTGACCAAGCTGCACGAGGAAGTCCGCCGCGGCACGCTGGCGGAGCTTGCCGCCGCCACCGCCGGCGAGGAGCCCAGGGGCGAGATCGTGGTGGTGGTCGGCCCGCCACTGCCGGCGGCGGCCCCGGCCGAGGCCGACATCGATTCGGCGCTGGTGTCGGCGCTGGCCTCGGCCTCGCTCAAGGATGCGGTGGCCGAGGTGGCGGCCGCCCTCGGCCTGCCGCGGCGCGCGGTCTATCAGCGGGCGCTCGATCTGACCAAGGGGCACAAGCATGGCTGA
- a CDS encoding MBL fold metallo-hydrolase → MTSSDSTPALKVAVVPVTPFEQNCSIVMCTATGRAAVVDPGGDLDTIREALAELGVTVDKILLTHGHIDHAGGAAELAESLGVPVEGPHQADQFLLDALTTQGNMYGLTGARPVTPNRYLEDGDTVSVGELVFDVLHVPGHSPGSVVLVDARDGFALVGDVLFRGSIGRTDFPYGDHAQLIAGIKTKLFALGDDLVCLPGHGPATSIGEERATNPFLD, encoded by the coding sequence ATGACCTCCTCCGACTCGACGCCCGCCCTCAAGGTTGCGGTGGTGCCGGTGACGCCGTTCGAGCAGAACTGCTCGATCGTGATGTGTACCGCGACCGGCCGCGCCGCCGTGGTCGATCCCGGCGGCGATCTCGACACCATCCGCGAGGCGCTGGCCGAGCTTGGCGTCACGGTGGACAAGATCCTGCTCACCCACGGCCATATCGACCATGCCGGCGGCGCCGCCGAGCTGGCCGAATCCCTCGGCGTGCCGGTGGAGGGGCCGCATCAGGCCGACCAGTTCCTGCTCGACGCCCTCACCACCCAGGGCAACATGTACGGGCTCACCGGCGCCCGGCCGGTGACGCCGAACCGCTATCTCGAGGACGGCGACACCGTCAGCGTCGGCGAATTGGTGTTCGACGTCCTGCACGTGCCGGGCCACAGCCCGGGCAGCGTGGTGCTGGTCGATGCCAGGGACGGTTTCGCGCTGGTCGGCGACGTGCTGTTCCGCGGCTCGATCGGCCGCACCGACTTCCCCTATGGCGACCACGCCCAGCTGATCGCCGGCATCAAGACCAAGCTGTTCGCGCTCGGCGACGATCTCGTCTGCCTGCCCGGCCACGGCCCGGCCACCAGCATCGGCGAGGAGCGCGCGACCAACCCGTTCCTCGACTGA
- a CDS encoding penicillin-binding protein activator — protein MPGTVSPTLSRRTALRLAGLGAGAGVSATLGGCQSANMFGDAPPAGPAESKPSMSIGTGSVRVGLILPLTASGNAGSAAQSLKNAAELAIAEFNAPDISLIVKDDGGSAQGGQQAAEQAISEGCEIILGPLFAVAVRPAGQIARQRGVPVIAFSTDAQVASRGVHLLSFLPASDVDRIVGYAAEQRRKSFAALLPDTAYGQVVEAEFQQAVAKNNGRVLGLARYAAGNPAGAVAQVSAVARQADCVFVPDGHTAAAAVVNQLRATGLDTNRTVLIGTGLWDDPAVHRDPAFNGAWYAAPDNTGFRGFAQRYRAKFGSEPVRTASLSYDAVSLVAALVKTQGAQRFSEGVLTNPSGFSGIDGIFRFKSDGTSERGLAVHQIGNGSSRIISPSPRSFTTA, from the coding sequence ATGCCGGGCACGGTATCGCCAACGCTATCGCGCCGCACCGCGCTGCGGCTGGCCGGCCTGGGCGCGGGCGCCGGGGTGTCGGCAACGCTCGGCGGCTGCCAGAGCGCCAACATGTTCGGCGATGCGCCGCCGGCCGGGCCAGCCGAGAGCAAGCCGTCGATGTCGATCGGCACCGGCTCGGTGCGGGTCGGGCTGATCCTGCCGCTGACGGCGAGCGGCAATGCCGGTTCCGCGGCGCAGTCGCTCAAGAACGCCGCCGAGCTGGCGATCGCCGAATTCAACGCGCCCGACATCTCGCTGATCGTCAAGGACGACGGCGGCTCGGCCCAGGGCGGCCAGCAGGCGGCCGAGCAGGCGATCTCGGAAGGCTGCGAGATCATCCTCGGCCCGCTGTTCGCGGTGGCGGTGCGCCCGGCCGGGCAGATCGCCCGCCAGCGCGGGGTGCCGGTGATCGCGTTTTCCACCGACGCCCAGGTGGCCTCGCGCGGCGTCCATCTCCTGAGCTTCCTGCCGGCCTCCGACGTCGACCGCATCGTCGGCTACGCCGCCGAGCAGCGCCGCAAGTCGTTCGCCGCCCTGCTGCCGGACACCGCCTACGGGCAGGTGGTGGAGGCCGAGTTCCAGCAGGCGGTGGCCAAGAACAACGGCCGGGTGCTCGGGCTCGCCCGCTACGCCGCCGGCAACCCGGCCGGCGCGGTGGCCCAGGTCAGCGCCGTGGCCCGGCAGGCCGACTGCGTGTTCGTGCCCGACGGCCACACCGCGGCGGCGGCGGTGGTCAACCAGCTGCGCGCCACCGGGCTCGACACCAACCGCACGGTGCTGATCGGCACCGGCCTGTGGGACGACCCGGCGGTGCACCGCGACCCGGCGTTCAACGGCGCGTGGTATGCCGCGCCCGACAATACCGGCTTCCGCGGCTTCGCCCAGCGCTACCGCGCCAAGTTCGGATCCGAGCCGGTGCGCACCGCCTCGCTGTCCTATGACGCGGTGTCGCTGGTGGCGGCGTTGGTGAAGACGCAAGGCGCGCAGCGCTTCTCGGAAGGCGTGCTGACCAACCCGTCCGGCTTCTCCGGCATCGACGGCATCTTCCGCTTCAAGTCGGACGGCACGTCCGAGCGCGGTCTCGCCGTGCACCAGATCGGCAACGGTTCCTCGCGCATCATCTCGCCCTCGCCGCGCTCGTTCACGACGGCGTAA
- the arfB gene encoding alternative ribosome rescue aminoacyl-tRNA hydrolase ArfB has translation MIPVTPTISLDPREIEESFVRAAGPGGQNVNKVATAVELRFDALRSPSLPAPVITRLLRLAGRRATKDGVVVLNAQRFRTQEANRADALARLVELIRQAAVEPKRRRATRPTAGSVKRRLEAKAKSGTVKRLRARPETE, from the coding sequence ATGATCCCGGTCACCCCCACCATTTCGCTCGATCCGCGCGAGATCGAGGAGAGCTTCGTGCGGGCGGCCGGGCCGGGTGGCCAGAACGTCAACAAGGTGGCGACCGCGGTCGAGCTGCGCTTCGATGCGCTGCGCTCGCCGTCGCTGCCGGCGCCGGTGATCACAAGGCTGCTGCGGCTCGCCGGCCGGCGCGCCACCAAGGACGGCGTGGTGGTGCTGAACGCCCAGCGCTTCCGCACCCAGGAGGCCAACCGCGCCGACGCGCTGGCCCGGCTGGTCGAGCTGATCCGGCAGGCGGCGGTGGAGCCCAAGCGGCGGCGGGCGACGCGGCCCACCGCCGGCTCGGTCAAGCGGCGCCTGGAAGCCAAGGCGAAATCCGGCACGGTCAAGCGCCTGCGCGCCCGGCCGGAGACGGAGTGA
- a CDS encoding HesA/MoeB/ThiF family protein, protein MTAPVLSAEELERYARHIVLREVGGPGQQALKRARVLVIGAGGLGSPLLLYLAAAGVGTLGIVDDDAVSLSNLQRQVLHGTDDLGRAKTDSAAAALARINPHVAVIPFAERLDANNARDLVRGWDVVADGSDNFATRYAVSDACCLERRPLVSAALGTFDATLTTLRPFEARPDGEPNPTYRCLFPSPPPPGAVPSCHEAGVLGALAGVAGSLMALEVIRAIVGFGEPLVGRLLMIDARAMRFETLAYRWDPDNPLTGRAAER, encoded by the coding sequence ATGACCGCCCCCGTCCTGTCCGCCGAAGAGCTCGAGCGCTATGCGCGCCATATCGTGCTGCGCGAGGTCGGCGGCCCCGGCCAGCAGGCGCTGAAGCGGGCGCGGGTGCTGGTGATCGGCGCGGGCGGCCTCGGCTCGCCTCTGCTGCTCTATCTGGCCGCGGCCGGCGTCGGCACGCTCGGCATCGTCGATGACGACGCGGTGTCGCTGTCCAATCTGCAGCGGCAGGTGCTGCACGGCACCGACGATCTCGGCCGGGCCAAGACCGACAGCGCCGCGGCGGCGCTCGCCCGCATCAACCCGCACGTCGCGGTGATCCCGTTCGCCGAGCGGCTCGATGCGAACAATGCCCGCGATCTGGTGCGCGGCTGGGACGTGGTGGCCGACGGCTCGGACAATTTCGCCACCCGCTACGCGGTGTCGGACGCCTGCTGCCTGGAGCGGCGGCCGCTGGTGAGCGCCGCGCTCGGCACGTTCGATGCCACCCTCACCACGCTGCGGCCGTTCGAGGCGCGACCGGACGGCGAGCCGAACCCCACCTATCGCTGCCTGTTCCCGAGCCCGCCGCCGCCCGGCGCGGTGCCGAGCTGCCATGAGGCCGGCGTGCTCGGCGCTCTCGCCGGGGTTGCCGGCAGCCTGATGGCGCTGGAGGTGATCCGGGCGATCGTCGGCTTCGGCGAGCCGCTGGTCGGCCGGCTCCTGATGATCGACGCCCGCGCGATGCGCTTCGAGACGCTGGCCTATCGCTGGGATCCCGACAACCCGCTCACCGGGCGGGCGGCGGAACGCTGA
- a CDS encoding M3 family metallopeptidase — protein sequence METALTNPDLSDPDHSESAPAPNPLIAAWSTPFGVPPFAEIRPEHFPPAFEAALEAHRAEIESLAADPAPPSFETTLLGLETSGRLLTRVAQVFFNLCGADTNPALQAIERDIAPRLAAHHAAIFTDARLFQRIDALEAGKDRLDAEAQRLLQRTRLAFIRAGARLDPAGKARMAEIVERLATLGTQFAQNLLADEAAWTLVLDTEDDRAGLPDFVIDAALRAGAERGHPGKAVITLSRSSIEPFLTFSARRDLRRQAYEAWTRRGEMGGATDNRALIAEMVALRLERARLLGYPTFAAYKLDDTMAKTPEAVRGLLEEVWAPAKARALRELCDLQRLAEQEGFNGTIAGWDWRHYAEKLRKARFDLDEAATKPYLPLDQVIAAAFDTASRLFGLVFTERTDVPVYHPDVRAFEVSRDGRHVALFLGDYFARPSKRSGAWMSSFRTQEKLAGDIRPIIVNVMNFAKGEPALLSFDDARTLFHEFGHALHGMLSDVTYPSLAGTDVATDFVELPSQLYEHWLSRPEVLGRFARHHATGQPMPEEMIARIKAAQTFNQGYATVEYVASALVDLAFHEMADTSNLDPLAFEAKELARIGMPAEISMRHRTPHFAHVFAGDGYSAGYYSYLWSEVLDADAFAAFEETGNVFDPATAERLSRFIYAAGNRRDPAEAYIAFRGRLPTTAALLKKRGLADAA from the coding sequence ATGGAGACCGCGTTGACCAATCCTGACCTCTCCGATCCCGACCACTCCGAGTCCGCCCCGGCGCCGAACCCGCTCATCGCCGCGTGGTCCACGCCGTTCGGCGTGCCGCCGTTCGCCGAGATTCGCCCCGAGCATTTCCCGCCGGCCTTCGAGGCCGCGCTCGAAGCCCACCGCGCCGAGATCGAATCGCTCGCCGCCGATCCCGCGCCGCCCAGCTTCGAGACCACGCTGCTCGGCCTGGAGACCAGCGGCCGGCTGCTCACCCGCGTCGCCCAGGTGTTCTTCAATCTGTGCGGCGCCGACACCAATCCGGCGCTGCAGGCGATCGAGCGCGACATCGCGCCGAGGCTCGCCGCCCATCATGCCGCGATCTTCACCGACGCCCGGCTGTTTCAGCGCATCGACGCGCTGGAGGCCGGCAAGGACCGGCTGGATGCGGAAGCCCAGCGCCTGCTGCAGCGCACCCGCCTCGCCTTCATCCGCGCCGGCGCAAGGCTCGACCCCGCCGGCAAGGCCCGCATGGCCGAAATCGTCGAGCGGTTGGCGACGCTCGGCACCCAATTCGCCCAGAACCTGCTGGCCGACGAGGCGGCCTGGACGCTGGTGCTGGACACCGAGGACGACCGCGCCGGCCTGCCCGATTTCGTGATCGACGCAGCATTGCGGGCCGGGGCAGAGCGCGGCCATCCCGGCAAGGCGGTGATCACGCTGTCGCGCTCCTCGATCGAGCCGTTCCTCACCTTCTCCGCCCGCCGCGATTTGCGCCGGCAGGCTTATGAGGCCTGGACCCGCCGCGGCGAAATGGGCGGCGCGACCGACAACCGCGCGCTGATCGCCGAGATGGTGGCGCTGCGGCTGGAGCGGGCGCGCCTGCTCGGCTACCCGACCTTCGCCGCCTACAAGCTCGACGACACCATGGCCAAGACTCCCGAAGCCGTGCGCGGCCTGCTGGAGGAGGTGTGGGCGCCGGCCAAGGCGCGGGCGCTGCGCGAGCTCTGCGACCTGCAGCGCCTCGCCGAGCAGGAGGGCTTCAACGGCACCATCGCCGGCTGGGACTGGCGGCACTACGCCGAGAAGCTGCGCAAGGCCCGCTTCGACCTCGATGAGGCGGCAACCAAGCCCTACCTGCCGCTCGATCAGGTGATCGCGGCGGCCTTCGACACCGCCTCCCGCCTGTTCGGCCTCGTCTTCACCGAGCGGACCGACGTGCCGGTCTATCACCCCGACGTGCGCGCCTTCGAGGTCAGCCGGGATGGCCGGCATGTGGCGCTGTTCCTCGGCGACTATTTCGCACGGCCCTCGAAGCGCTCGGGCGCCTGGATGTCGAGCTTCCGCACGCAGGAAAAGCTGGCCGGCGACATTCGCCCGATCATCGTCAATGTGATGAACTTCGCCAAGGGCGAGCCGGCGCTGCTGTCCTTCGACGACGCCCGCACGCTGTTCCACGAGTTCGGCCACGCCCTGCACGGCATGCTGTCGGACGTGACCTATCCCAGCCTCGCCGGCACCGACGTCGCCACCGATTTCGTCGAGCTGCCCTCGCAGCTCTACGAGCACTGGCTGTCGCGGCCGGAGGTGCTGGGAAGGTTCGCCCGCCATCACGCGACCGGCCAGCCGATGCCCGAGGAGATGATCGCCCGCATCAAGGCGGCGCAGACCTTCAACCAGGGCTACGCCACCGTGGAATACGTCGCTTCCGCACTGGTCGACCTCGCCTTCCACGAGATGGCCGACACCTCAAACCTCGATCCGCTCGCCTTCGAGGCGAAGGAGCTCGCCCGCATCGGCATGCCGGCGGAGATCTCCATGCGCCACCGCACGCCGCACTTCGCCCATGTGTTCGCGGGCGACGGCTATTCGGCCGGCTACTATTCCTATCTGTGGAGCGAGGTGCTGGACGCCGACGCGTTCGCGGCGTTCGAGGAGACCGGCAACGTGTTCGACCCGGCCACCGCTGAGCGGCTCTCCCGCTTCATCTACGCCGCCGGCAACCGGCGCGACCCGGCCGAGGCCTATATCGCCTTCCGCGGCCGGCTGCCGACCACCGCGGCGCTGCTGAAGAAACGCGGGCTGGCCGACGCGGCGTGA
- the gshB gene encoding glutathione synthase, whose translation MSLRVAVQMDPIERISIRGDSTFALLLEAQARGHALHYYTPDRLALVDGRVFATVQPLAVRDVAGDHFTLGAAERIELSTLDVILMRQDPPFDLAYISATHLLERIHPATLVVNDPASVRNAPEKMFVTEFPELMPPTLISRDRDEIAAFRDRHGEVVMKPLYGHGGAAVFRLGARDPNFGSFYDLFSATFREPWVTQAFLPRVAEGDKRIILVDGEAAGAVNRVPQPDDIRSNMVRGGAAAATELTEREREICATIGPALKDRGLLFVGIDVIDGFLTEINVTSPTGIRAIKALGGPDLAARIWDAIEEKRSRKVSG comes from the coding sequence ATGAGCCTTCGCGTCGCCGTGCAGATGGACCCGATCGAGCGGATCAGCATCCGCGGCGATTCCACCTTCGCGCTGCTGCTGGAGGCGCAGGCCCGCGGCCATGCCCTCCACTACTACACGCCGGACCGGCTGGCGCTGGTCGACGGCCGGGTGTTCGCCACGGTGCAGCCTCTGGCGGTGCGCGACGTCGCGGGCGACCATTTCACGCTGGGCGCGGCGGAGCGCATCGAGCTTTCGACCCTCGACGTCATATTGATGCGCCAGGATCCGCCCTTCGATCTCGCTTACATCAGCGCCACCCACCTTCTGGAGCGCATCCATCCGGCGACGCTGGTGGTGAACGACCCGGCCTCGGTGCGCAACGCGCCCGAGAAGATGTTCGTCACCGAGTTTCCCGAGTTGATGCCGCCGACCCTGATCAGCCGCGACCGCGACGAGATCGCCGCCTTCCGCGACCGTCACGGCGAGGTGGTTATGAAGCCGCTCTACGGCCATGGCGGCGCCGCGGTGTTCCGCCTCGGGGCGCGCGACCCCAATTTCGGCTCGTTCTACGACCTGTTCTCCGCCACCTTCCGCGAGCCGTGGGTGACGCAGGCCTTCCTGCCCAGGGTGGCGGAGGGCGACAAGCGCATCATCCTGGTCGATGGCGAGGCGGCGGGCGCGGTCAACCGCGTGCCGCAGCCCGACGACATCCGCTCCAACATGGTGCGCGGCGGGGCGGCGGCGGCGACCGAGCTGACGGAGCGCGAGCGCGAGATCTGCGCCACCATCGGCCCGGCGCTTAAAGACCGCGGGCTGCTGTTCGTCGGCATCGACGTGATCGACGGCTTCCTCACCGAGATCAACGTGACGTCTCCAACGGGCATCCGCGCCATCAAGGCGCTCGGCGGGCCGGACCTCGCCGCGCGCATCTGGGACGCGATCGAGGAAAAAAGATCTCGCAAGGTTTCCGGCTGA
- a CDS encoding Lrp/AsnC ligand binding domain-containing protein, which yields MIPFFVQIKCHLGRAYDVANALADAEIASEIYSTAGDYDLLVKFYVPAGTDIGHFVNEKVQLIPGIQDTKTIITFKAFTGAR from the coding sequence ATGATCCCGTTCTTCGTTCAGATCAAGTGCCACCTCGGCCGAGCCTATGACGTCGCCAACGCCCTCGCCGATGCCGAGATCGCCTCGGAGATCTATTCCACCGCCGGCGACTATGACCTGCTGGTGAAATTCTACGTCCCGGCCGGCACCGACATCGGCCACTTCGTCAATGAGAAGGTGCAGCTCATTCCGGGCATCCAGGACACCAAGACCATCATCACCTTCAAGGCGTTCACCGGCGCCCGCTGA